From Scytonema millei VB511283:
TCGCACGCCACCTGGAACTGCCCACGATGGATGAATTTTACGTCCGCCTAGTATTTCTATAATTTCTTGTCCGAATTGCCGCAATCGAATTCCACCTCTGGCTAATTCTGGTTGAGCGGCAATTAACCCAAAAACGTTGCGCTGTTGGGGATCGCTATCCATGCCTAATAGTAAATCTGGGGCGCTGAGATGGAAAAAACTCAGGGCATGGGATTGGATGATTTGCCCTAAATTCATCAACCGACGCAATTTAGTCGCGGCGGCGGGAATAGTGACAGAAAGGATGCGATCGCCTGCTTTAGCAGAAGCTAGCAAGTGACTCACTGGGCAAATTCCACAAATTCGCGCCGTAATTCCTGGCATTTCCCACAAAGGACGACCTTCACAGAATTTCTCAAACCCCCGAAATTCTGTGACGTGGAACCGAGCATCGGTCACTTCTCCGGCATCATCTAAGTAGATGGTAATTTTAGCGTGACCTTCAAGCCGCGTGACTGGATCGATGACAATTCGCTGGGACATAGAACACTGCTCTTTTCGCGATGATTTTGTGGAGGCGATCCCCCAACCCCCTTGAAAAGGAGGCTATTCGTTCTCCCCTTTTTAAGGGGGGCTAGGGGGGATCGAGATCTCAGCTACTAACCAAATTTGATAAACTCGCGCCCTTCTAACTGCAGTTTTTCTCCACGCAACAGCGATTCCAGTACGGCTCGAATCCGCGCTGCTGGAGGCGGACAACCTGGCAAGTAAATGTCAACGGGTACGACTGTATGTACTGGCGTGACTCGATCTAACAAAGGCGGAACAATACCCGGTTCATGGGGAATCTGTCCGCGCACGTCTGCGGTTTCAATGTAACAGCGTTGCAAAACTGGTTCGGCACTCCCTAATGGATTGCGTAAAGCTGTCACGTTACCAGTTACAGCACAATCACCAAAAGAGATCAGGAGTTGCGATCGCTCTCTTACTGTTTTAATCGTTTGCAAGTGATCTTCATTGGCGATCGCTCCTTCTACCAATACCACATCCACGCCTTCTGGATATTCTTTGGTATCCATAAAGGGACTGTAGACTAAATCCGTCCCAGCTGCTAGGTCGATCAGCCATTCGTCTAAGTCAAGAAATGACATGTGACAGCCCGAACAGCCACCTAACCAAACTGTTGCTAGTTTCAAACGAGTCATTGTTTATTTACTCCCTTGCTCGTAAAGAACTTCGGGGGATGTTGCCATACAGCTATGGTTATAAACAAATAACTTGAGGAAATTATGAGGAAAGAGCTGAGAATTCCCTGGAGACAATATAGAATTACTGGCTAAAGCAGTTATTGGCTGCGAACAAACTACCGCTTGGCTGAGATAAATTCAGCCTATGAAGAGAAGGGCGAAAAGAAATTGCAAATAATTCTACTTTGTAGAGCCGCAAAATTTCACGGCTCCAGAAAATTAACCATTAAAACTAGTATGGTCAATAGAAAATACCATCAAATCTTAATAATGGTTGAGGTTGATTCCGGCTTCTTTAGCCATTGCTGATAAGCTTTTGAAGTTGAGAGTTTTGATTGCTTTAGTTGAAAGCTTCAGTCTCACCCAGCGATTACCTTCTTCCCACCAAACCCGTTTCCACTGCAAGTTGGCTTCTTGCACTTTTTTAGTCCGGCGGTGAGAGTGGGAAATGGCATAACCATTGTTTGCCTTTCTGCCTGTGAGCATACATTTACGGGACATAAGGATCTCCAGATCTTCGCGTTTGGGTATCTTGCACAATCTATCATTGTACCCGTAATTTTCCTGGGAGGCTATGATGGCTGTGTTGAGAGCGAATAAGCATGATTCTTTTTTTAGTTGCGCTCCTATCCTTCTACCTTGCTTGGAACTTAGGCGCAAATGATGTTGCTAATGCGATGGGAACCTCTGTCGGCTCTAAAGCTGTGACGTTGCGTCAAGCCTTAGTCATTGCAGGGACTCTAGAATTTACAGGTGCGGTGCTGTTTGGACATGAAGTTTCAGAAACTCTAGCAACCAAAATTTTCAATCCTGCCCTATTCATCTCTCAGCCAGAAGTCTTGTTAGTAGGCATGATATCAGTTCTACTAGCTGGGGGAGCGTGGTTGCAAATCGCGACATCACAGGGCTTACCCGTGTCATCATCCCATGCAATTGTAGGAGCGATCGCGGGTTTTAGTGCTTGCGCGATCGGATGGGAAGCAATAGACTGGGCATCAATCGGGAAAATCACTTTTGCTTGGGTTATTACGCCTATAGTCAGTGGTGCGATCGCCTCTACATTTTACAGTCAGATAAGACACTGGATTTTGACTCAACCCGATCCTCTCAAACAGCTAGATGAGTGGATTCCTTGGTTAAGTGTGGCGCTGATCGGGATTTTTGGTGTCATCGTTCTACCTACTGTCAGTCATCCGATATATACTCTGCTAACTCAATATTGGGGTTTACAACTTCCCGCCCGCGATTTACCTTTAGGGCTAGGGGCGATCGCGTCTGTATGTCTGAGCGTCTATGGTTGGAGACAGCTAGCAAAGTCAAAAGTTCAAAGTCAAAAGTCAAAAGTAGTTCCGACTCCCGATTCCCTTGTAGAAAAACAACTGGCACGCTTCCAACTCTTGAGTGCTTGCTTTGTCGCTTTCGCACATGGTTCTAACGATGTCGGGAATGCGATCGCACCCTTGGCAGCAATCTCTTATATTATTCGTACTGGCAGTGTTCCTGTAGATGGCATCGCAATTCCGTTATGGATTCTCGTACTTGGCGGTGCTGGTATTGTTGCAGGTTTAGCTGTTTGGGGTAAAAAAGTCATCGCCACCATCGGCGAGGGAATTATTCCCTTACAACCCAGTGGGGGCTTCTGTGCTGAATTAGCCACGGCAACAACAATTTTACTGGCTTCGCGCCTGGGTTTACCCGTTTCTACATCCCATGCTCTAGTTGGTGGTGTTGTGGGAGTTGGTTTAGTCAGAAATTGGAAAACAATTCAGTTCCAAACTGTGCGAGGAATTGCCGCAGCTTGGATAATTACAGTACCGATAAGTGCCGTTTTGGGTGCTAGCATCTTTGCGATTGCACGTCGAATCTTCCTCTAGTTGAAAGCTTGTCAGCAACTTTGTGCGCGACACAGTGCTTGTGAGCGTAAACCGTGCGATCGCCAATTTGACACTGTTGAATCCAATCCCAACCTAGTCTTACCATCGGACGATGACAAATACCGCAGACGTATTTATCAATCGTATCTAGTTCTGCACCAATTAAATATTGTTGTGCTTCAGGAAAAATTCCTGACTCTTTTAAAAATTCACAAATAACCCGATACGGATCTACCCGACACCACCAACTGGCGACATGATACATCTCAAAACCTAGTTTTTCTAAATACTTTTCATTGCCTAAAGTTTTGCTGTGTCCTCCATTCAGAAAATGTTGTTCGCCAGCAACTTCTAAGCCTAATAATCTAACTTGGTTGCTGTTATGACTCGCCACCCACAGTTGGTCTAAAATATATGGGATAGAAGATTGATAACTAGAACTCGGTACGATAAATTGAGGGGCAATTAGTTTAATTGCTTTATAAAACTTGGCATAGTTATACATAAAATTAGAGAAATTAGCTTTGTTAGACCAAATTCCTAATGCCTTACCATGCATAATTTCATGCATAGCAGAATAAGCTTCATACTGCCCGTAGCAAAACTGTTTGGTAGTTAAAAATTTCTCAGGGATTTCATAACCTCTTTGTTTGGCAACGTGAAATGCTTGAGAGGAGTTTAATTGCTGAAAATACTTTTCTTTCGATACTGGAATTGTTGTACCGTTAGAACTGATATAATGCCAGCCCGTTCTTAGAGCTTGCATCAGCAAATCGCGATCGCCAATTTCTTGATACAGTTGCTCGACATACTCGTAGCAAGGTTTATTATGAGTCGGTAAGTCAACAACAAGTTTCGTTTTCGGCGCACCCAGCATAATATCTGAGTTTTTCAGAGTTAATTTTGTGAGTTTTTCTAATTGTGAAATATAGTCGTGAATTCTAATTGCACTCTTAATTTCTTGTACATCTAGAGACATATAAATATTACTAATAAATTTCCCATGTATAAAACCATACTGGAATTTACTGATGATGTCTAACCTTCTCCAGGTATATTTATGAAAACTTTATTCAAATTGTAAAAACAGTAAAGACTTAACGTAGAAATACGGAGGATTTAAAATTTGGGTAAGAGGTGAGAGGTGAGAGGTGAGAGGTAAAAAAAGCTAATAACCAACAGCTAATAGCTCCCTAATAACTGATAACTGTCAACTGTTAACTGTCAACTGTTAACTGAATAAAGCTGCATTACATCCCTAAGAGATAAACGCGACTGCACGCCCAAAGTTAAGGATGAGGTATGCCCTCGGTTAAGACGATCGGCAGCAGCACAACCAATCATGGCAGCGTTATCAGTACAAAGCTTTAAAGGCGGAAATAACACGCGCAGATTATGACTGGCTGCTGCTACTTGCAGGTGTTTTCTGAGGCTGCTGTTGGCTGCAACTCCACCACCTACGGCGATCGTTTCTAAGCCATAGTCCCGAGCGCAAGCGATCGCCCGTTTAGTTAGAGATCGTGCTACTGTTTCCTGAAAACTTGCCGCTACATCTGCCACTGGTACAGCACCATTTTGCTCTAACTGTCTTACCAATCGCAGTACTGCTGTTTTCAAGCCGCTAAAACTCGAATCATAGGGATGATAACCACCCTGCGATCGAGATATATTTCCCTCTGGCAAGGAAAAAGCTTGAGCATTACCTGTCTGTGCCAATTTGTCAATGATGGGACCGCCAGGATATCCCAATTGCAACAGCCGTGCAACTTTATCAAAAGCTTCTCCAGCCGCATCATCGCGGGTTTCACCTAATGTCTCGTACACGCCGCAATCTTTAACGTAGATCGAGCTAGTGTGTCCGCCAGAAACTAGCAGGCACAAAAATGGCGGTTGCAAACTCGGTTCGCTCAAGTAGTTGGCGTAAATATGCCCTTCTAAGTGATGTACGCCCAAAAAGGGCTTTTGATGGATTAATGCTAAAGTTTTTGCTGCCGTGATGCCCACCAACAAAGCACCAACCAAGCCAGGCGCGCAAGTCGCCGCAATCCCATCCAGATCTTGCCAGTTCATTTCAGCTTGCTCTAAAGCTAGGGCGATCGCCTGATTGATAATTTCTAAATGCTGGCGCGAAGCAACCTCTGGTACAACTCCCCCATACTGACTGTGTACTAGGATCTGGGAGTTAACAACACTGCTGCAAACTTGACGATTCTTAACAATCGCCACCGCAGTTTCATCACAACTTGTTTCTATCGCTAATACAGTAGCCATGTGAGGAAGGGAGTCGGGAATCGGGAGTCGGTAGGGGCAGGTTTATTCAGCATACCTACACTAGGGTGAAAAATTCAGTGGTTAAACCTGCCCGTACGGGAGTCAGTAGGGGCAAGTTTATATCAGCATAGCTGTACTAGGCTGAAGAACTCAGTGCTTCAACCTGCCCGTACGGGAGTGGGAGGGGGAATAGTTACAGGGGAACGAGAAAGATGAAGAATTTTTGCGGATACGCCCTTTGTTCTTCATAATTTCACGCTCAATTTTTAGTCTTTCTTCCCCTACTCCCTACTCCCTACTCCCTACTCCCTATATTAAGTAGCTTAAACTTTGATTTGCTCTAACTTTACTAGGATCGCGCGCGAGAGTATGATTGCTTCCAAGTGCGTGCAAACATACTGTACAAACTGATTCATTTTGTAAAATAAACTTTTTGTTTTGTAACAAAAGGAAACAATTCCATGCGTCGATTGTTTGCGCTGATTTTAGTTATTGGTGGACTGTGGTTTACATTTGCTCCACCAGCTCAAGCACAGCAAGCTAGTTTAGTACGTTGCAGCGACTCTCCTGCATTTGTTCAACGGGCAAAAGCTGCCCGCGATACGACTGCCGATCCGCAATCCGGCGAAAAGCGGTTTGAGCGCTACGCTCAAGCAATGTGCGGTCCTGAGGGCTTACCTCACTTGATTGTTGATGGTAATCTCAGTCGTGCTGGCGATTTTTTAATTCCTAGCATTATGTTTCTCTACATTGCTGGTCAGATCGGCTGGGCGGGGCGTGCCTATCTGCAAGCCACCAAGAAAAAGTATGCTAGTGAAACCGAAATCAAAGAAGTCATCATTGATGTTCCCTTAGCATTTCAGAGCATGGTGTCAGCGTTTGCTTGGCCCCTAGCCGCAGTGAAAGAGTTGCTCTCAGGAGAACTCACTGCTAAAGACGAAGAAATCCCCATTTCTCCGCGCTAATTGAACATTAATTTGTTTGAAATACTTGGGAGAGCTACAAATGCAACAAAAATATTTTCTGCAATATCTTTCTCTAGCACCAGTTTTGCTATTTGCATGGCTGGCTGAAACAGCTGTGTGGTTAATTGTGTTTAACTACTTCTTCCCCGATCTTCTCTTCCACCCTATGCCATAAGTAAGGGTGTTTGAGCTGGAGGTGAGGGGATAGATCGGAGAGAATAGCGATCGTTGCTACTCTTTTTTCGTTCTGTTCTCTACCCTCTGGTTCTTAGATAGCCTGGTGGTCGATCGACCAAGCGGATGATGGCGGTTTGAAACTAGCAAATTACTATCAATTTAGTGCATAGCGCGTTTCATGCTTGAAAAAATCATTGACTGGTCGGGAGACCAAAATTCATGCAAAAACAGAACGAGAACGAACAAAAACACTATCTTCAGAGGTATCTTTCCTTAGCTCCGGTGCTAGCTGTGGTTGCTGTCTCGGTGGCTTTCACGACTTGGGCAATTTTTAACTACTTTTTTCCTGACTTACTCTTTCACCCAATGCCGTAGGCTAAAACTAATTAGTTACTCACATCTAGCTAGAGCCTAAAATTAAGAATGTAGCGCTACAAATAGTCAGCTCTAGAGATAGTCCAATATTAGAGACTTTAATATTGAGTATTAAAATTACAATTACAGCCTAAGCGATCGCGCGATTGGTAGATTTTACCTAGAAAAAATAGTTTTGCACAACGCAAAAAAAAGATAGTTTCGCGCCACGCGAACAGAGTGAAAACTCGCGTGTTTGATGCTTGCGACATGACGGCGATCGCTTAATTAATTTTTTTTAACTTCTCTGTCTAAATTGATATTTGGCTACAATTATTCACCTAAAATGATGCCACGACCTTATTGATATCATACGGAGAATATGGCGCAAGCAATAGATGCATCTAAAGATAGACCCGGCGATCCTAGAAATCAAGAAGTTGTCTTTCCTGCTGGGCGCGATCCTCAGAATAGTAACTTAGAAACACCAGTAAATTCTTCCGGCTTGGTGAAGTGGTTTATTAATAACTTACCCGCCTATCGCCCAGGTATTACCGACATGCGGCGGGGTTTGGAAGTTGGTATGGCACATGGCTATTGGGTACTCGGACCTTTTACTAAACTAGGTCCATTACGCGATACAGATGTTGCCAACATTGCTGGATTGATCAGTACTTTAGGTATGGTGGCAATCATGACTGCTACTATGGCTTTGTATTCTGCTAGCAATCCACCTCAACCTGTTGCTACTACTACCACTGGTGGTCAAGTTCCTTCTACTTTCAAATCACCAGAAAGCTGGAACAACTATATTAGTGGTTTCTTGATTGGAGGCGTTGGTGGCGCGGTGTTTGCCTACTTCGTGCTGACAAATATAGCTATCATCAAGAACGTTTTTGGTGGGCTGTTTGCATAACTGATTAGTTGGCAGTTGACAGTCAACTGTTAACTGTCAACTGTTAACTGTCAACTGTTAACTTTCAAGCTAACAAATTATTTCACCTAGATTATCAGGATGAAAATAAAATAGCTTCTATTTCTTGTAGTGCCGCTTCTCGATTATCGTTGATGACTTTGTAATCGAATTCACCAGCAGCATTAATCTCTGCTTGAGCGCGGCGCAGACGACGAGCGATCGCCTCTTCTGAATCTTGACCGCGACTGCGCAAGCGTTGCTCTAGTTCTTCCATTGAAGGTGGTAAGATAAAAATGCGTAGCACTTCAGGAAAAGAAGCGCGGATTTGTCTTGCTCCTTCTAATTCAATTTCTAAGATGGCAGTTTTGCCCTCGCCGATCTTTTCTGCCACTGGTTGACGAGGAGTCCCGTAGCAATTACCGGCAAATTCAGCCCATTCTAGTAATTCGCCGCGATCGACCATTTGGCGAAATTCTTCACGACTCACAAAGTAATAGTGTTTGCCGTGAATTTCTCCAGGGCGAGGGCTGCGCGTCGTGACTGAAATTGACAGGTAAAGCTGAGGGTGACGCTGCAACAGCAATTGCATGAGCGTACCTTTGCCTACGCCACTAGGACCTGTGAGTACAATCAACCGACCAGCCTTCGAGCCTGGAATTACGGTAGGAGAAATTTGAGTAGGCAAACCTGTCGTCATCCGCGTTCCCAATTTTGTAGTGAAAAAAACGAAATGGTTTATTTCACATACTACTGCTTCTCCAGCTCAATTGTCTCCATGATGGTCGCGACCGATCACAAATCGATTTGCCACTGTTTCCGGTTGGATTGCTGAAAGAATTACATGGCTGGAATCAGTCACGATCACAGCCCGCGTCCGCCGACCGTAGGTCGCATCGATTAGCTGTCCTCGATCCCGCGCGTCAGTAATGATACGCTTGATAGGTGCGGATTCTGGACTGACAATGGCAACGACTCGGTTAGCAGATACAATGTTGCCAAAACCGATGTTGATTAACTGAATGTCCATGATAAATTAACGCAAAAAATGCGGCGTGAGAGGCAAATAAATATCTACTTTTCATGGTATCTATAAAAATTTGGAGTTACAAGGCTAAAATCACCCAAAAACCAGGCTTTTTATTTACTTCGAGTGCATTTTTATCCAATATCTATCTTTAGATATCCTTCAAAAGATAGAGAAAAGAAAAATCAGTTATCAGTTATCAGTTGTCAGCTATCAGTAACTAGTCAATTGCAACTTACGACTTATGACTTATGACTTATGACACCTGTACGGGCAGGTTTATCAATGGTCTTTGACTCTGACCTGTATTTCTGGTGAACCCGCCCCTACAATTTCTGACTTCTGAGTTCATCCCTTACCCCTAGATCCCTCAATTGCAACCAGTTGACTTCACTACACTTACTGCTACTTGTAGCGAGTTGAGTAAAGATTGGATTCCGGCTCGTTTGGAGCAGGTTTATCAACGCGATCGCTACACGATTTTGCTAGCGCTACGGACGCTCGATCGGCGTGGATGGCTGGAAATATCGTGGCATCCCCAAGCAGCCCACCTTTGCATCGGCACTCCACCACCGCGACAGCCGGATACTTTTACTTTTAGCCAACAATTACTGCACCAACTTAATGGTTTAGCTCTCATTTCTTGTCGTCCCGTCGTCCCTTGGGAACGAGTTGTCGATTTACAGTTTGCCCGTCGTCCAGGGGAACCCGTACTTTGGCACGTATACGTGGAAATTATGGGCAAATATAGTAATGTCGTCCTGACAAACGCTGCAAACGAGATTACTACGGCTGCACATCAAGTCAGCCCCCAACAATCGAGCGTGCGCCCGATTCAGACTGGGCAAAGTTACGAACTACCACCCGCACTAACGGGGACAGCCCCATCTTTAGATGAGCCGTTCTCGCGCTGGCAAGAACGGGTAAGCCTCGTACCGTCAGCTTTAAAACGCTGTTTGCTCAAAAGCTATCGCGGGATCAGTCCTGCTTTAGTCGAGGCGATCGCGCAAGCAGCCGATCTAGATCCAGAGCAATCTACAGATAATTTGACAACGGAAGATTGGCAGCAGCTATTTCATTACTGGCAAGCGTGGCTGCAAACCTTAGCAAAATCTGAATTTTTTCCTGGTTGGACGGCAACAGGATACACGGTTTTAAAATGGAATGCCATTCAGCCTGTAGCAAGCGTTCAAGAGTTACTGAACCAATACTATACAAATCAACTCAATAGACAGGAATTTAGCCAACTCCAATATCAGTTAAGTCAAAAAATTCAAAGCCTATTGGCAAAATTACAGCAAAAGATCGATACCTTTAAAGCACGTTTGCAGCAATCCGATCGCGCCGACAGCTATCGCCAACAGGCAGACTTATTGATGGCTCACCTCCAAGAATGGCAGCCAGGGATGAAGTCAATTACGCTAGCAGACTTTGAAACGGGAGAACCAGTAGCGATCGCCCTCAATCCCGAAAAAAATGCGATTCAGAATGCCCAAGGTTTATACAAGCAAGCGGGTAAACTCAAACGAGCAAGAGGTGCAGTAGAACCACTACTAGCCGAGGTAGAACAGGAACGCGATTATCTAGAGCAAGTCGAAGCCGCAGTTGCTCAAGTCGATAAGTATCGATCTACAGAAGACTTGGAAGCCCTGAAAGAAATTCGCGAGGAGTTGATCCAACAGAAATATCTCAAAGCACCAGATTACGGACGGCGCAATGCAAATGAAGATTCCAGCGTCAATTTTCATCGCTACTCTACCCCCAGTGGCTTTGAACTGCTCGTCGGACGCAACAACCGCCAAAACGACCAATTGACTTTTCGCGTTGCCGGAGATTACGATCTGTGGTTTCACGCTCAAGAAATTCCTGGCAGTCACGTTTTGATCCGGGTTACACCTGGGGCTGCACCAGAGGAAGCAGATTTACAGTTTGCAGCGGATTTTGCCGCTTACTACAGTCGCGCCCGTCAAAGCGATCGCGTACCAGTTATCTATACAGAGCCGAAGTATGTTTACAAGCCAAAAGGAGCAAAGCCTGGAATTGCCATTTACAAACAAGAACAGGTGATTTGGGGGCAACCCTTGCAAGCAGAGCAACATCTGCAACAATCGAACTAGTTACACGCACGGATGTTGAAGTCTAATGCCGCTCGCAGAAGTAAAAATTTACTCCTCTCTACTCAAGGCATTGCGATCGAACTTAATAACTACTTCAAATTATTGCCTTGCAACATCTACCTTCTGGCTCAGTTAAGTCAAGAATTTGTGAATTTTGTTAAAAAAGTCTGTGTTTCTCGTTACAATATCAGTTGGGAGGAAAAGCTTTTGCCCGCTGTAGCGATGGGAACGCACAGTTTTGGTATTCCTCAATATCGTAGCCGACAACGTAATATAAATTGATTGGACTAGCTATGGGAAGCTGGTCTTTTTTTTTGAAGTCAAAAGTCAAAAGTCAAAAGTCAAAAGTCAAAAGTCAAAACTGAGGAGTCAGGAGACAATTCAAGTTGCAACTCGCAAGTTGCAATTAACTTGCCACACCCTACACCCTACATCCTACATCCTGCTTGCTAATGACAAATGACCACCAAAGGCAGAAGAGGGAATAAGGGTGAGATAATTAACTGAAACAATTAGAAAAGTGCGATCGCATCTTGACTTAGGTGCAAGACTTAGCCATGCTGTTTTGTTGTTTGAACTGCGATTGAGGTAGGTCGTGAACATTCAGCAACTACGCCACGCTCTTAAGGTCAAATGGCTGATTTACTATCAGCAGAATCGACCTTGGTTGACGAAAATTCGGATTTGGGGAACGTTTGATGGCAAGCGTCGCCCTTGTTCTAGTTTCATTTTGGCAGTCGTAACCAACTTAGAGCCAAAACTAATTGAGGTGCTGCCTTTTGTCGCCCAGTTAAATAGCGACCCCGACCAAATTGTAGCGGCTTTGGGGCTAAACTTCAATCCAGACGAGGAGTTGAAAGCTTCAAAGACACCGACAAAGGTACAGATAAGCCCAGCTAGTAACGGTGTGGTTTCGCCCATGCAGGCAGCACCATATCAAAATGGTAACGGCAATGGAAACGGGCATGTCAATGGCGGAGGGCAACCGACTCAAGTGCCAGTACAATCACCTGTACGCTCAAGTTACAAGCCAGACGATCGCGTTCCGCCACGACTGCCTGTCACAAATTTGCCGAATTGGGTAGATGAGTCATGTAAGGGGGTAGGACGCAATCCTACCCAGATGTAGTCCTAGAACCGAAATACAGTTCTAATTGCACCGATGATGATGTCGTCATTATCGGCATTGTGGTCTGGTGCAGTTAACCAGATAATTGCCGGAGTCACTTGAATGTTATCTGTGAGTGCATACTTATAAAAAGCCTCCAGATGCAGAGATGTATCGCGATCGGGGCTACCGAGATTGCTGTCAAGTTCTGTTAGTCTCGGTTCCATGCCGACTATAATACCGCCTACGCTACCTTCTTTGCCTAAGTCAGGAAAGTTCAAGCTAGCTGCCCAAGTCCACATACTCCCATCTCCCCTACCGATATAACGATGGTTAGCATGTCCCACCCAACCGCTAATGGCTAGACCGGGGCTAAGCCTAAACGTACCCGAAAAACCGTAGGCATTGACGCTGACGGGTCTACCAAAGCTGCTATTCGATAGGTTGCTACCAGTACTCGTACCAAAAGGCGTTAATTCCGTATTTGGCTCTACATCAGGATCGTCGCCTCCAGTGGGGGAGTAGGAGTTGATATAAGATAGACCGAACCTAGAGTTGTCGCTGAGATTGAAGATGATCTGAGCTAATCCAGCATACGTACCGTCGAACAGACCGTTCTGTGGGAAGGGGTTACTAGCGTTATTGGTAGGAACCAAATAACCTAAATTGAGTTCAATTTGGTCGTTGAAAAAGTGTCTGATACCTATACCAGTACCAGCACTGTAGTTATAGATTGGGTTGCGTAAACCGAACAATGAAACGGCGTTGCCATCTAGGAAGGGAGTCAACTGGTAGGAAGCATCGAGATCGACAAAACCATTACCCGCCGCCGCTAAGTAAATGTTGGTGCGATCGCCCACCGGAAAGCGATAGCGCAGTAACCCCAGTTGGGCATCTCCGCCTGTATCGCCGTCAAATTCGATCCGACCTTCGTTTGTGAGTGTTTCACCGCTATTTGTCCCGCCTAGAGGGACGACGTTACCCATTTGCAAACGTGTTGTGAGTTGATCTTCGCCCGTAAAACTAGTTTGTAAATTGAGGCGCACCCTGTAACTCGCGGTTGGGTTAGTGTCTACTGGTTCGCCAGCAGCATTATCACCTTCTATAAGACTGATGAGGGCAAAGATAACTTCTCCCTCTAACTTAGTTGTCGTCGAAAACTGGTTAGCTTCTAGTTCTGCCGTCGTTGCTTCTAACGTGTCAACCCGACCGCGAAGAGTTGCAAGTTCGGGAGCAAATTCTTGCTGTAATCTTTGTATTGTTGCTAAATCGTCTTTATTAACAGTGTCGGCGCTACCCGTGGCAATTAGTTCGTTAATTCTGTCTAAAGCTGCATTTAATCCAGCTGCAAATTCATAACGAGTCATTGCCCGATTACCGCGAAAAGTGCCGTCGGGATAACCTGCAATAACTCCATATCTTTCTACTAAAGATTGCAATGCCTGAAATGCCCAATCAGTAGGTTGCACGTCTGATAATTGTGAGACAGATGTAACTTGGGCTAGCGAGTTTTCTGCTAGACTTTGTACTTTAGTTTCTTCAGTCGAATTAAGCTCGGAGGCGATCGCCCGATCTGACGTTGATATATTTGTTTGCGCTGCTAATAAATTGATACCTGCAAACGGAGCTATTAAGATGCTAAGTGTCAATAAGAGGATATGT
This genomic window contains:
- a CDS encoding oxidoreductase, which gives rise to MTRLKLATVWLGGCSGCHMSFLDLDEWLIDLAAGTDLVYSPFMDTKEYPEGVDVVLVEGAIANEDHLQTIKTVRERSQLLISFGDCAVTGNVTALRNPLGSAEPVLQRCYIETADVRGQIPHEPGIVPPLLDRVTPVHTVVPVDIYLPGCPPPAARIRAVLESLLRGEKLQLEGREFIKFG
- the rpmB gene encoding 50S ribosomal protein L28, with translation MSRKCMLTGRKANNGYAISHSHRRTKKVQEANLQWKRVWWEEGNRWVRLKLSTKAIKTLNFKSLSAMAKEAGINLNHY
- a CDS encoding inorganic phosphate transporter; this translates as MILFLVALLSFYLAWNLGANDVANAMGTSVGSKAVTLRQALVIAGTLEFTGAVLFGHEVSETLATKIFNPALFISQPEVLLVGMISVLLAGGAWLQIATSQGLPVSSSHAIVGAIAGFSACAIGWEAIDWASIGKITFAWVITPIVSGAIASTFYSQIRHWILTQPDPLKQLDEWIPWLSVALIGIFGVIVLPTVSHPIYTLLTQYWGLQLPARDLPLGLGAIASVCLSVYGWRQLAKSKVQSQKSKVVPTPDSLVEKQLARFQLLSACFVAFAHGSNDVGNAIAPLAAISYIIRTGSVPVDGIAIPLWILVLGGAGIVAGLAVWGKKVIATIGEGIIPLQPSGGFCAELATATTILLASRLGLPVSTSHALVGGVVGVGLVRNWKTIQFQTVRGIAAAWIITVPISAVLGASIFAIARRIFL
- the tsaD gene encoding tRNA (adenosine(37)-N6)-threonylcarbamoyltransferase complex transferase subunit TsaD — translated: MATVLAIETSCDETAVAIVKNRQVCSSVVNSQILVHSQYGGVVPEVASRQHLEIINQAIALALEQAEMNWQDLDGIAATCAPGLVGALLVGITAAKTLALIHQKPFLGVHHLEGHIYANYLSEPSLQPPFLCLLVSGGHTSSIYVKDCGVYETLGETRDDAAGEAFDKVARLLQLGYPGGPIIDKLAQTGNAQAFSLPEGNISRSQGGYHPYDSSFSGLKTAVLRLVRQLEQNGAVPVADVAASFQETVARSLTKRAIACARDYGLETIAVGGGVAANSSLRKHLQVAAASHNLRVLFPPLKLCTDNAAMIGCAAADRLNRGHTSSLTLGVQSRLSLRDVMQLYSVNS
- a CDS encoding photosystem I reaction center subunit III; its protein translation is MRRLFALILVIGGLWFTFAPPAQAQQASLVRCSDSPAFVQRAKAARDTTADPQSGEKRFERYAQAMCGPEGLPHLIVDGNLSRAGDFLIPSIMFLYIAGQIGWAGRAYLQATKKKYASETEIKEVIIDVPLAFQSMVSAFAWPLAAVKELLSGELTAKDEEIPISPR
- a CDS encoding Photosystem I reaction center subunit IX yields the protein MQQKYFLQYLSLAPVLLFAWLAETAVWLIVFNYFFPDLLFHPMP
- a CDS encoding photosystem I reaction centre subunit IX / PsaJ; the protein is MQKQNENEQKHYLQRYLSLAPVLAVVAVSVAFTTWAIFNYFFPDLLFHPMP
- a CDS encoding photosystem I reaction center subunit XI, whose product is MAQAIDASKDRPGDPRNQEVVFPAGRDPQNSNLETPVNSSGLVKWFINNLPAYRPGITDMRRGLEVGMAHGYWVLGPFTKLGPLRDTDVANIAGLISTLGMVAIMTATMALYSASNPPQPVATTTTGGQVPSTFKSPESWNNYISGFLIGGVGGAVFAYFVLTNIAIIKNVFGGLFA
- the gmk gene encoding guanylate kinase, which encodes MTTGLPTQISPTVIPGSKAGRLIVLTGPSGVGKGTLMQLLLQRHPQLYLSISVTTRSPRPGEIHGKHYYFVSREEFRQMVDRGELLEWAEFAGNCYGTPRQPVAEKIGEGKTAILEIELEGARQIRASFPEVLRIFILPPSMEELEQRLRSRGQDSEEAIARRLRRAQAEINAAGEFDYKVINDNREAALQEIEAILFSS
- the remA gene encoding extracellular matrix/biofilm regulator RemA — encoded protein: MDIQLINIGFGNIVSANRVVAIVSPESAPIKRIITDARDRGQLIDATYGRRTRAVIVTDSSHVILSAIQPETVANRFVIGRDHHGDN